Proteins from one Mixophyes fleayi isolate aMixFle1 chromosome 9, aMixFle1.hap1, whole genome shotgun sequence genomic window:
- the SPRED3 gene encoding sprouty-related, EVH1 domain-containing protein 3, which produces MDRDYIVRVRAVVMSRDDSSGGWVPMGGGGLSHVMICKVRRPDTSHRDYLIRGERLRDQTTILECVLKKGLVYNKANPIFHHWKVEENKFGLTFQSPADAVTFERSVQAAMEELVEGSLSHSTSSSSSSSSRAEARALEDDLPLPTDSESSSNSQKEMLPKHITIVTSESSSSCYVRSPVSEEFGFSTGPSVSPTSQSQPLQRLSFQDEEELESINPCKDLWVSKGYEDYRRAALQRPEQPKSDLRVHFQKATGSKAKDRHFTGAASTTTAESEGPLKDPRGSPSCRIHGTPSPKSKEHSHVAGDEDTATARCVYCRDVFSSEENGRGQCQDAPDPIGRCVYQLSCMWCAESLLYHCMSDSEGEYSDPCSCDPGHPHFCIRWAALVALSLVVPCMCCYLPLRACHWCGEHCGCCGGKHKAVR; this is translated from the exons ATGGACAGAGA TTACATCGTGAGAGTTCGAGCTGTGGTGATGTCCAGAGACGACTCTAGTGGGGGCTGGGTGCCTATGGGAGGAGGAGGTCTTAGTCACGTAATGATTTGCAAGGTGCGAAGACCAGACACCTCCCACCGAGACTACCTTATCCGCGGGGAAAGGCTGAGAGATCAGACT ACTATCCTAGAGTGTGTCCTGAAAAAGGGTCTAGTGTACAATAAAGCCAATCCCATCTTCCATCACTGGAAAGTAGAGGAGAATAAGTTCGGGCTGACCTTCCAGAGTCCTGCAGACGCAGTAACGTTCGAGAGGAGTGTGCAGGCTGCTATGGAGGAACTTGTTGAAG GGTCTTTGTCACATTCAacgtcttcatcatcatcctcctcctctcgGGCAGAAGCGCGAGCTTTGGAAGATGACTTGCCA CTTCCCACAGACAGTGAATCATCTTCTAACAGCCAGAAGGAAATGTTACCAAAACACATCACCATTGTCACTAGCGAGTCGTCCTCCAGCTGCTACGTGCGATCTCCCGTGTCCGAAGAGTTTGGGTTTAGCACTGGTCCATCAGTCAGTCCAACCTCACAG TCTCAGCCTCTGCAGCGCCTCTCTTTCCAGGACGAGGAAGAACTCGAGAGCATCAACCCTTGCAAAGATTTGTGGGTGTCGAAGGGATACGAGGATTATCGCCGTGCGGCTCTCCAGCGGCCGGAGCAGCCCAAGTCTGACCTGAGAGTCCACTTCCAAAAAGCCACCGGGAGCAAAGCCAAGGACCGGCACTTTACAGGAGCAGCGAGCACAACGACAGCAGAAAGCGAGGGGCCCTTAAAAGACCCTAGGGGCTCCCCTTCCTGCAGGATTCATGGCACCCCTTCTCCTAAGTCCAAAGAGCACTCTCACGTGGCGGGGGATGAGGACACGGCCACTGCCCGGTGTGTTTATTGCAGGGACGTGTTTAGCAGCGAAGAGAACGGCAGAGGCCAGTGCCAAGACGCTCCAGACCCTATAGGACGTTGTGTCTACCAGCTTTCCTGCATGTGGTGCGCTGAGAGCTTACTATACCACTGCATGTCAGACTCAGAGGGCGAGTACTCGGACCCCTGCTCCTGTGACCCAGGGCACCCCCACTTCTGCATACGCTGGGCTGCCCTGGTGGCATTATCTCTTGTGGTTCCCTGCATGTGCTGCTACCTCCCGCTACGGGCTTGCCACTGGTGCGGGGAACACTGTGGCTGCTGCGGCGGGAAGCATAAAGCTGTGCGGTGA